The following proteins come from a genomic window of Melospiza georgiana isolate bMelGeo1 chromosome 3, bMelGeo1.pri, whole genome shotgun sequence:
- the MCFD2 gene encoding multiple coagulation factor deficiency protein 2, translating into MVSREWWAARGQPGARGTAETRPREITMPQRMFRTHLLFCFAMAAFFISALAEEHVGESQHPNIRLDKNLVQDKEHIMEHLEGVIEKPESEMSPQELQLHYFKMHDYDGNNLLDGLELATAISHVHKEEGGEHSQAMKEEELISLIDDVLRDDDKNNDGYIDYAEFAKSLE; encoded by the exons ATGGTGTCCCGGGAATGGTGGGCAGCCCGCGGCCAGCCCGGAGCCCGCGGCACGGCGGAGACCCGCCCGAGG gAGATCACAATGCCCCAAAGGATGTTTAGAACACATTTGCTGTTCTGCTTTGCTATGGCTGCATTCTTCATCTCTGCCCTAGCTGAGGAACACGTAGGAGAGAGTCAACATCCAAATATTCGCCTTGATAAGAATTTGGTACAAGATAAAGA aCACATCATGGAACACCTGGAAGGTGTTATCGAGAAACCGGAATCTGAGATGTCTCCACAAGAGTTGCAGCTCCATTACTTCAAAATGCATGATTATGATGGCAATAATTTGCTAGATGGGTTAGAACTTGCTACTGCTATCTCACATGTCCACAAAGAG GAAGGTGGTGAACATAGCCAAGCAATGAAGGAAGAAGAGCTGATTAGTCTAATTGATGATGTCTTGAGAGATGATGACAAGAACAATGATGGATACATTGACTATGCAGAATTTGCAAAATCACTGGAATAA